In Erythrobacter litoralis HTCC2594, a single genomic region encodes these proteins:
- a CDS encoding efflux RND transporter permease subunit produces the protein MIGMILDMAVRFRWAMVVLTIGVAIYGVMNLLRLPIDAVPDITNVQVQINTEAPALSPSQVETQVTYPVETGLAGIDGLEMTRSISRNGFSQVTAIFEEGTDIYFARQQVNERLTPITASLPEGAEPVMGPISTGLGEVLMYTIEFEHPGGKEAPKGNAVGWQSDGSFVTERGDRLDSDVAKAAYLRTIQDWVVAPLMRSVDGVAGVDSIGGFRKQYLVQPDPARMTGYGLSFDEVIDALEAANLAEGANFVERSGEALLARVDARLGSVQDIEQAVISTRGGVPIRVGDVATVSIGGDLRTGAASLNGDEAVVGTVLMRAGENSRTVSAQAAERLDEVRASLPQGVVAEIVYNRSSLVDATIATVEKNLVEGALLVIAILFLLLGNIRAAIIAALVIPFSMLMASIGMNRLGVSGNLMSLGALDFGLIVDGAVIIVENSVARLAARQEHEGRLLTLGERLTETRLAAQEMIKPTVYGQAIILLVFAPLLTFTGVEGKTFSPMAITVMLALASAFVLSLTFVPAMIAILLNKKLTEKEVKPIRIAKERYGPLVRKAIARPWPVIGAGAGIFAVAALVFSFLGSEFTPQLDERDIAVQSLRIPSTSLERSLAMQRRVEDRLEEFPQVQLVFSRTGTAEVASDPMPPNASDAYVILKPRDEWPDPDLSKDDLVAEMESALGGLVGNLYEFSQPIELRFNELIAGVRGDVAVKIYGDDLTAMTSAANEVAGILREVEGAADVKVQQVTGFPTLDIAFDRPTIARYGLKVEDVAQSVAIALGGRPAGLVFEGDRRFEVVVRLSDATRDDFDQLGALPVLLPNGATIPLRSVAEFRVVDGLAEVRREQGRRLVIVSSNVRERDLGSFVEEARANVEAQVELPAAAFIEWGGQYQNLQAAQERLQIVIPIAFAVILLLLYMAVGGWVPALAVFSAIPLALAGGIFSLALRGMPFSVSAAVGFIALSGVATLNGLVMVTAIRQRLDKGMALDEAIVEGGLARLRPVLMTALVASLGFVPMAIATGTGAEVQRPLATVVIGGLITATALTLFVLPAILKLVFATRKDDRTWRQRWWDRLRRNVTPEERQELQEVT, from the coding sequence CTGATCGGCATGATCCTCGACATGGCCGTGCGTTTTCGCTGGGCCATGGTCGTTTTGACGATCGGTGTCGCCATCTATGGCGTGATGAACCTTCTTCGGCTTCCCATTGACGCCGTACCCGACATTACGAACGTTCAGGTGCAGATCAATACCGAAGCGCCCGCCCTTTCCCCCTCCCAGGTCGAAACGCAGGTAACCTATCCGGTGGAAACCGGTCTCGCCGGGATCGATGGTCTGGAAATGACCCGTTCGATTTCGCGCAACGGGTTCAGCCAGGTTACTGCAATCTTCGAAGAAGGTACTGACATCTATTTCGCGCGGCAGCAGGTCAATGAGCGCCTGACGCCGATCACCGCTTCGCTGCCCGAAGGAGCAGAACCGGTAATGGGACCTATCTCGACCGGTCTGGGCGAAGTGCTCATGTATACGATCGAGTTCGAGCATCCGGGGGGCAAGGAAGCACCGAAGGGCAATGCGGTCGGTTGGCAGTCCGACGGAAGCTTCGTTACCGAACGCGGTGACAGGCTGGATAGCGATGTCGCTAAGGCTGCTTATCTGCGTACCATTCAGGACTGGGTGGTCGCTCCACTCATGCGGTCGGTCGATGGCGTCGCCGGTGTCGATTCCATCGGGGGTTTCCGAAAGCAATATCTCGTACAGCCCGATCCTGCTCGCATGACAGGCTACGGGCTTTCATTCGATGAGGTGATCGATGCGCTGGAAGCCGCCAACCTTGCCGAAGGCGCGAATTTCGTCGAGCGATCAGGAGAAGCCCTGCTGGCTCGTGTCGATGCACGGCTCGGCAGTGTCCAGGACATCGAGCAAGCAGTCATATCTACACGTGGAGGCGTTCCCATTCGCGTGGGAGATGTCGCAACGGTCAGCATTGGCGGTGATCTCAGAACCGGGGCTGCATCGCTGAATGGCGACGAGGCTGTGGTTGGTACCGTCCTCATGCGGGCAGGAGAAAACAGCCGCACTGTTTCAGCCCAGGCCGCTGAGAGGCTTGACGAAGTCCGCGCCTCCCTGCCACAAGGTGTGGTAGCCGAAATCGTCTACAATCGTTCGTCTCTCGTCGATGCAACGATCGCGACCGTCGAGAAGAATCTCGTCGAGGGTGCGCTGCTGGTCATAGCCATCCTGTTCCTTTTGCTCGGCAACATACGGGCCGCAATTATCGCCGCTCTGGTTATCCCTTTTTCGATGCTGATGGCATCGATCGGCATGAACCGGCTCGGAGTGTCAGGCAATCTGATGAGTCTGGGCGCGCTTGACTTCGGTCTGATCGTCGATGGGGCCGTGATTATCGTCGAGAATAGTGTGGCACGTCTTGCGGCCAGACAGGAGCATGAGGGCCGGCTCCTGACACTTGGCGAACGGCTGACGGAAACGCGGCTTGCCGCGCAGGAGATGATCAAGCCGACTGTCTATGGTCAGGCGATTATCCTTCTGGTGTTCGCACCGTTGCTGACCTTCACCGGAGTCGAGGGCAAGACGTTCTCGCCGATGGCCATCACGGTCATGCTGGCGCTCGCGTCGGCATTCGTACTCTCGCTGACTTTCGTCCCGGCGATGATCGCGATCCTGCTGAACAAAAAACTGACGGAGAAGGAAGTCAAACCGATCCGGATCGCCAAGGAACGCTATGGGCCTCTTGTCCGCAAAGCCATCGCCCGCCCTTGGCCGGTGATCGGGGCCGGTGCCGGCATTTTTGCCGTTGCTGCTCTGGTGTTCAGTTTCCTTGGCAGCGAGTTTACACCGCAGCTCGACGAGCGCGATATCGCGGTGCAATCATTGCGAATCCCTTCCACATCTCTCGAGCGGTCTCTGGCGATGCAGCGGCGAGTAGAAGATCGATTGGAGGAATTTCCGCAAGTGCAGCTGGTATTCTCACGTACCGGTACTGCGGAAGTGGCCAGCGACCCGATGCCGCCCAACGCCTCCGATGCGTATGTGATCCTGAAGCCGCGCGATGAATGGCCTGACCCGGATCTTTCGAAAGATGATCTGGTGGCAGAAATGGAGAGTGCTCTGGGAGGCCTGGTTGGCAATCTCTATGAGTTCAGCCAACCAATCGAACTTCGCTTCAACGAACTGATCGCTGGCGTGCGCGGCGATGTCGCGGTCAAGATCTACGGCGACGACCTGACCGCCATGACCTCGGCAGCGAACGAGGTCGCCGGGATTTTGCGCGAGGTCGAGGGAGCTGCGGATGTTAAAGTCCAGCAGGTCACCGGTTTCCCAACGCTTGATATTGCCTTCGATCGTCCAACGATCGCTCGATATGGGCTGAAGGTCGAAGACGTCGCTCAATCCGTCGCAATTGCTTTGGGCGGGCGGCCTGCCGGGCTGGTCTTTGAAGGCGATCGAAGGTTCGAGGTCGTCGTTCGGCTTTCGGATGCGACACGCGATGATTTCGATCAGCTTGGTGCATTGCCGGTGCTGCTTCCGAACGGAGCGACCATACCGCTGCGCTCGGTCGCCGAATTCCGGGTTGTGGATGGCCTTGCCGAAGTCCGCCGTGAACAGGGACGCAGGCTGGTGATCGTTTCCTCCAACGTGCGCGAGCGCGATCTTGGCTCCTTCGTTGAGGAAGCGAGGGCGAATGTCGAGGCGCAGGTCGAATTGCCCGCTGCAGCCTTCATCGAGTGGGGCGGCCAGTACCAGAACCTTCAGGCTGCGCAGGAACGGTTGCAGATCGTTATCCCGATCGCTTTCGCGGTTATTCTCCTGTTGCTCTATATGGCAGTCGGAGGCTGGGTTCCCGCTCTGGCTGTTTTCAGCGCGATCCCGCTCGCCCTCGCTGGCGGCATCTTCTCGCTGGCTCTGCGCGGAATGCCGTTTTCGGTTTCGGCGGCAGTCGGGTTCATCGCCCTCTCGGGCGTGGCGACCCTCAACGGTCTCGTGATGGTGACTGCAATACGCCAGCGTCTGGACAAGGGGATGGCGCTCGATGAGGCCATCGTGGAAGGCGGACTGGCGCGCTTGCGTCCAGTATTGATGACGGCTCTGGTCGCGTCGCTCGGGTTTGTCCCCATGGCGATCGCGACCGGCACTGGAGCGGAGGTTCAACGGCCTCTGGCAACGGTGGTCATTGGCGGTCTGATCACCGCCACTGCGCTCACCTTGTTCGTCCTTCCCGCGATCCTGAAGCTCGTCTTCGCCACCAGAAAGGATGACCGGACGTGGCGTCAACGCTGGTGGGACCGCCTGCGCCGCAACGTCACTCCCGAGGAACGGCAAGAGCTGCAAGAGGTTACGTGA